The genomic segment TTCTAGTTATTTCACTCAATAGCCGCTCAACTTTTTGTTTCTTTGTTAAAGGAGTGGCGCTTTCCAAAACCAAATTACTTGGACGAAGAAATGTTTCTATAACGCTGGGAATAAGAATCGTTTGGGGTTTAGGTGGTTTCGTTTTAGATCTCTGTTTTGGCTTATAAATATATTCCACTGCTTTTGATTTTGGCTCAGACATATAAACTTCCGCATGTTTATTGACATACGGTTGCGTATCATGCGAAAGGAAGCGTAAACGGCATATATCGCCACAGCTTTTGTCTATAATGATACCCATTTCTTCAAAATCGTTTTTAATAGATTCAAAGACATTCTTATGATTAGTAGGGTCTGCATAAGGAATGATACAGAACAAGCCATTTCCGCTTGCAGACAAACCACAATACATAATATAAGGCAGTTCACCCAACTTAATCTTAAGGTCTTCTATGTTTGATATTGACGGGTTATCTTTTCCGTCAATATCAATACAAATCAAATTCGTATACTCGTAATTTTTTTCAGTTCGTCGTTCAGAACAAACACAACTGACAGTTATTGCAGGAAGAAGTTCTTTCAATTCTCGCCGTTTCATCGAATCAGATTCATTCCGAAGTTCTTTGATTAAAACAGTACGATAGTCCTCTAAGAACAACCAATCCCATAAGTTCACTACTCCGCTTGCATAACGACTTTGCGCACTTTCAAACATTGATACTTTTATGATATTTTCCATATTTCTTACTTTTTTACAGGCCATCAGGCAATGAATTTTCTAAAAATT from the Bacteroides eggerthii genome contains:
- a CDS encoding BT4734/BF3469 family protein, giving the protein MENIIKVSMFESAQSRYASGVVNLWDWLFLEDYRTVLIKELRNESDSMKRRELKELLPAITVSCVCSERRTEKNYEYTNLICIDIDGKDNPSISNIEDLKIKLGELPYIMYCGLSASGNGLFCIIPYADPTNHKNVFESIKNDFEEMGIIIDKSCGDICRLRFLSHDTQPYVNKHAEVYMSEPKSKAVEYIYKPKQRSKTKPPKPQTILIPSVIETFLRPSNLVLESATPLTKKQKVERLLSEITRNQVDITYYYNDWIAIGNIIKNMFGEEGRALFHKVSSFYPNYDYDETDREYSAMIIGRYRYNSDRLFEIAAEYKLISPIKK